In one Flammeovirga yaeyamensis genomic region, the following are encoded:
- a CDS encoding class I SAM-dependent methyltransferase: MSIEKAYNIWSKQYDTNNNKTRDLDKIVTQKKLSKYSFETVLELGCGTGKNTEWLIKNATEITAFDFSEEMLAVAKEKVKDQKVTFNKVDLNQEWPVADNYADLITTNLVLEHIKDLDHIFKLASEKIKKDGLFFICELHPFKQYSGTKARYETEKGTEELEVYTHHISEFIFYTKKHHFQLIELDEWFDDDDKTVLPRLVSFVLQYTKV, translated from the coding sequence ATGAGTATCGAAAAAGCCTATAATATTTGGTCAAAACAATACGACACAAATAATAATAAAACTCGAGATTTAGATAAAATTGTTACCCAAAAGAAGTTATCAAAATATTCTTTTGAAACTGTTTTAGAATTAGGTTGTGGCACAGGTAAGAATACTGAGTGGCTAATTAAAAATGCTACAGAAATAACTGCATTTGATTTCTCTGAAGAGATGTTGGCTGTTGCTAAAGAAAAAGTAAAAGATCAGAAAGTTACCTTTAATAAAGTAGATTTAAATCAAGAATGGCCAGTAGCTGATAACTACGCTGACTTGATTACCACTAATCTTGTATTAGAACATATCAAAGACCTAGATCATATTTTTAAATTAGCCTCAGAAAAAATTAAAAAAGATGGTCTTTTTTTTATCTGTGAGTTACATCCTTTTAAACAATATAGTGGTACTAAAGCAAGATATGAAACAGAAAAAGGTACTGAAGAATTAGAGGTATATACTCATCATATTTCAGAGTTTATATTTTATACTAAAAAGCATCATTTTCAATTAATCGAATTGGATGAATGGTTTGATGATGATGATAAAACAGTTCTTCCTAGATTAGTTTCTTTTGTATTACAATATACAAAGGTTTAA
- a CDS encoding sulfatase-like hydrolase/transferase: protein MIDLINHLGGRTNTVLFLLMILSFFILSSFIKNKSLKVIWSITSSSILTLQFFSLYATQRFIGYQFYLHCEIKGLIGVGGLFWKQIILSSLFFITISVLFYHANRIFDKHKVSKALVLFVSLGVLIGQGKFIEDTKTLSQIVFFYDDSNFNDALKKYHLSDYIPADKVEAKAGKNVIIISLESIERGIFSDQFNPIAKNLHSLKNEWNYLKIQQNTGSSWTSGSLYTFMTGFPAFFGTEKNGIFQNAYHSNISSIGNVFSKSNYNSSYLIGSANISGISEMLRCFKIDKVIDYTNTTDKGTKSWFGLKDKDVFDEAKDEINRLSKLKNPYAVIISTTDTHFPDGIYDARMKDYVPKELSKMEYSIASLDYLLNDFIKYLEQNNLLENTSIFIFPDHKKMGDPGIYQGTGERGLFMISNEDLSEFDHQELYQLDLPKIILSAAGIDHNLTFLTDFIEGNKEQYIREHIYELTEINSKGILNPRVEQFDAKAISKNYFKYKKDRSKFIAQAGGVIDGRSNTNSLEALNSSYNKGFRIFELDILSTLDDYFIGAQSWGAFHHMTNKKSDSIVNHSEFMTAKLYGKYSVLDIRLINDWFSEHPDAILLTDRINSPIHFSKQFIDKDRLMMQVYDKTALNEAIQLNLNAVIPRVELLKEMDEAEIKKYVNIGIEFYTIEYNNTVDENNTVNYFSSLGLQPIYYGLDLSSYDVDYFVKYHMDDVKALIVDDYNFEKK from the coding sequence ATGATTGATTTAATAAATCATTTAGGTGGCAGAACCAATACAGTTTTATTTCTTTTGATGATTTTATCCTTTTTTATTTTATCATCATTTATAAAAAATAAGTCTCTTAAAGTAATTTGGTCAATAACTAGTAGTTCAATATTAACACTACAGTTTTTTTCTTTGTATGCTACCCAAAGATTTATTGGTTATCAGTTTTATCTTCATTGCGAAATTAAAGGATTAATTGGGGTTGGAGGTTTGTTTTGGAAACAAATCATTCTAAGTAGTTTATTTTTTATAACTATTTCTGTTCTTTTTTATCATGCAAATCGCATTTTTGATAAACATAAAGTGTCAAAAGCATTAGTTCTATTTGTGAGCCTAGGTGTTTTGATAGGGCAGGGGAAGTTCATTGAGGATACTAAAACATTAAGTCAGATTGTATTTTTTTATGATGATTCTAATTTTAATGATGCTTTAAAAAAATATCATCTTTCTGATTATATACCTGCAGATAAAGTAGAAGCAAAAGCTGGAAAAAATGTAATCATCATCTCTTTGGAATCAATAGAAAGAGGTATATTTTCAGATCAATTTAACCCGATTGCTAAAAATCTACATTCTCTAAAAAATGAATGGAATTACTTAAAGATTCAACAGAATACAGGTAGTTCTTGGACGAGCGGTTCATTATATACTTTTATGACGGGTTTTCCTGCATTTTTTGGAACTGAAAAAAATGGTATTTTTCAAAATGCATATCATTCTAATATATCAAGTATAGGTAATGTTTTTTCTAAATCTAATTACAATAGCTCCTATCTAATAGGAAGTGCTAATATTTCTGGGATTTCAGAAATGTTGAGATGTTTTAAAATTGACAAAGTAATTGATTATACCAACACTACTGATAAGGGAACAAAGTCATGGTTTGGCTTAAAAGATAAAGATGTATTTGATGAAGCAAAAGATGAAATTAATAGATTATCCAAGTTAAAAAATCCATATGCAGTAATTATTTCTACTACAGATACTCATTTTCCCGATGGGATTTATGATGCCCGCATGAAAGATTATGTTCCTAAAGAATTGAGTAAAATGGAGTATTCTATTGCCTCATTAGATTATTTATTGAATGATTTTATAAAATATTTAGAGCAGAATAATTTACTAGAAAATACAAGTATCTTCATTTTTCCAGATCATAAAAAAATGGGTGATCCTGGCATTTATCAAGGTACTGGTGAAAGAGGATTATTTATGATCTCTAACGAAGATCTTTCAGAGTTTGATCATCAAGAATTGTATCAGTTAGATTTGCCAAAAATAATTCTGTCTGCAGCAGGAATAGATCATAACCTAACATTTTTAACTGATTTTATTGAGGGTAATAAAGAACAATATATTCGTGAACATATTTATGAACTCACTGAAATTAATTCAAAAGGAATATTAAATCCAAGAGTTGAACAGTTTGATGCGAAGGCTATATCAAAAAACTACTTTAAGTATAAAAAAGATAGGTCTAAATTTATTGCTCAAGCAGGTGGAGTTATTGACGGAAGATCAAATACAAATAGCTTAGAAGCTTTAAATAGTAGTTATAATAAAGGATTTAGAATATTTGAATTAGATATATTATCTACTTTGGATGATTATTTCATTGGAGCACAATCATGGGGTGCATTTCATCATATGACTAACAAAAAAAGTGATAGTATTGTCAATCATTCTGAATTTATGACAGCAAAGCTATACGGTAAATACTCAGTTTTAGATATTCGATTAATTAATGATTGGTTTTCTGAACACCCCGATGCTATATTATTAACTGATAGAATAAATTCGCCTATTCATTTTTCTAAACAATTCATTGATAAAGACCGCTTAATGATGCAGGTTTATGATAAAACAGCTTTAAACGAAGCTATTCAATTAAATTTAAATGCTGTAATACCTAGAGTAGAATTATTAAAAGAGATGGATGAGGCTGAGATTAAGAAATATGTTAATATAGGAATCGAATTTTATACAATAGAATACAACAATACAGTCGATGAAAACAATACTGTAAACTATTTTAGTTCTTTAGGTTTACAACCCATTTATTACGGTCTTGACTTATCATCTTATGATGTAGATTATTTTGTGAAATATCATATGGATGATGTTAAAGCATTAATTGTAGATGATTATAATTTTGAAAAAAAATAG
- a CDS encoding DNA alkylation repair protein, with protein MADLLKNIFSKALVELIADAVDSVTIDFSKDKFLSKVFDKEWDNKELKQRTSHVTDIIITYLSEDFKICAQQVMDMGDYFIDHNIYQFKNGTLALLFLPDIIEKQGIDFFEDSVIAFKKITPLISCEFGVRPFFIRYPKEMMSVALKWANDEDEHVRRLASEGSRPRLPWGIALQAYKKNPNPLKKLLETLKNDSSEYVRRSVANNLNDISKDHPEWVIDIANNWIGKSAETDWIVKHACRTLLKEGRSDVMGIFGYSSPNYFKISNFDVITENVKIGEALTFHFELDHLNETQGKVRLEYGIYYLKKNGNHNRKVFKISEKEMDGKTNLFIKRNQSFKVITTRTFYAGEHFVSIIINGKEMQKKSFQLR; from the coding sequence ATGGCAGATTTACTCAAAAATATTTTTTCTAAAGCGCTAGTAGAATTAATTGCTGATGCAGTAGATAGCGTTACAATTGATTTTTCAAAAGATAAGTTTCTTTCTAAAGTTTTTGATAAGGAATGGGACAATAAAGAACTGAAGCAACGTACATCTCATGTTACTGATATTATCATCACTTATTTATCAGAGGATTTTAAAATTTGTGCTCAACAAGTGATGGATATGGGAGACTATTTTATTGATCATAATATCTATCAATTTAAAAATGGAACCTTAGCACTCTTATTTCTTCCAGATATTATTGAAAAACAAGGAATTGATTTCTTTGAAGACAGTGTGATAGCATTTAAAAAAATTACTCCTTTAATTTCTTGTGAGTTTGGTGTTCGACCATTTTTTATTCGATATCCAAAAGAAATGATGTCGGTGGCGCTTAAATGGGCAAATGATGAAGACGAACATGTAAGAAGGCTGGCATCAGAAGGTTCAAGACCAAGACTACCTTGGGGTATTGCGCTACAGGCGTATAAAAAGAACCCCAATCCTTTAAAAAAATTATTAGAAACACTAAAGAACGATTCATCAGAATATGTAAGAAGGAGTGTAGCTAATAATTTGAATGATATATCTAAAGATCATCCTGAGTGGGTAATTGATATTGCAAACAATTGGATAGGTAAATCAGCTGAAACAGATTGGATTGTAAAACATGCCTGCCGTACTCTTTTGAAAGAGGGTAGATCAGATGTAATGGGGATTTTTGGTTATTCTTCACCGAATTATTTTAAAATATCGAATTTTGATGTCATTACAGAAAATGTAAAAATTGGTGAAGCCTTGACATTTCATTTTGAACTCGATCATTTAAATGAAACACAGGGTAAAGTGAGATTAGAATATGGCATTTATTATTTAAAGAAAAACGGTAATCATAATCGAAAAGTCTTTAAGATTTCAGAGAAAGAAATGGATGGTAAAACCAACTTGTTCATCAAAAGAAATCAATCGTTTAAAGTGATTACAACAAGGACTTTTTATGCAGGAGAACATTTCGTGAGTATCATTATCAATGGGAAAGAAATGCAGAAAAAATCATTTCAATTAAGATGA